The following nucleotide sequence is from Phycisphaera sp..
ACACGTCGACCTGGCCCTCAAGTCCCAAACCCCTGAGCTGCACGTCGCGGAAGAGGCCATCGATGCCATCGGCCAACACAATCTGGAACTGATCGCCCGGCTGCACCGGCGGCTCGCCCGTGAACGGCGAGAACTCGAGCTCGAGCGTGCCGTCCATCAAGGCGATGCCCCGCACGTCGAGCACGTCGTGGCCAACACCAGGCACGCGGCCGGCGATTTCAATCAGCAGCGAGCCGCCCGCGGTCTGCTCGTACACATGGCTGCCACTGCCGGGGGCCTGGGTCACCAGCACGCCGGGCGAGTTGCCCGGGCTGACCAGCCCGTCGTTGATAAACGACGAGGCCTGGACCGTGCCGTTCCCCTGGACAACGCCGCCATTGTTGTTCAAAGTGCTGGCACCGCCGCCCGCGGTCACCACGCCGCCGTTGAGGACCGTGACCATCCCGCCGTTGTTGTCGATGACGCTCATGGCGGTGATGGACGAACCTGTGCCGTCGGCAATAAGCTCGCCCTCGTTGGTCAGCCCGCCGGGGGGTGCGAAGAACACGTCGGCCCCACCCTCGGCCTGCACCAGGCCCTGGTTCAGGTCGACACCCGAGAACTGGGAGAACACCGAATCTGAGCTGCGGAAGATCACGTCGGCCTGGTTCGTGGCGATCGTCGTGCCGGGCAAATCCAGCGTGGCGCCATTGCCGATGTCGTAGACCGCCGGGCCGAGCGTGGTCGGGGCCGGCAGGATCGGGTTGGTGATACGCAGCGTGCCCTGCTCGACGATGACGGTGCCGGTGTTCTCGAAGCCCACCCCATCGATAAGGGTGAGACCGGCCGATTCCTTGGTGAGCGTGCCGCCATTTCGGAACACTGCGGTCGAATCTCCAACGAAGTCTCCGGAGTTCTCGATGGTGAATGTCGAGGTGGCACCCGTCTCGAAGATGGTGGTGCCCGAGAAGCGGATGTCGCCCAGGCCGGTCTTCCGCGCTGCGCCACCGACGTGGCATGCCGGTGTGTCGTCGATCTCACAGAGAATGTCGCCGCTGAATCGCAGCGTGCCCTCGCTCATGAGTTCGGACAAAGCGCGCACGGTTGCATCACCAAACTCGATATCGGTGCGCACCACGATCGTGCCCACGCTACCGCCGTCGATGGTCGCGTCGCCGCTCGTGAAGCGGAGGAAGTCCAGGTCGATATCGGCTGCGAGGCCGATGGTGTACGGACCACCGGAATCGAAATCGATGATGGCGCGGTAGCGGTCCGGCCCACGGGCGGTGGGGAAGTCGGGCGTGCTCCAACGCCCGGCGTCGCTCCAGGAACCCGAAGTATCATCGACCCACGTCGAGTCGATCTGACCGATAGCCGATTGGCCCGCCAGCAACACAACGCCGGCGGCGGTGGCCGCCCGGGGAATACGCATCTTGGTCATGTCATCTCTCCCAATCCGCCCTCAAGCGGCTTGCTCCTCATGATGGAAGATACCAAGGAGCGTCTTTAGACTCAAGGGCAATATGTAGTATTACCCGGCAGACATTCGTGCCCGTACGCCGTCTATTAGGTCTTGAACGTCTTCGAGGTGTGTGTTATCGGGCGGTATGCCCAATTCGATCTGTTTTTCCGCAAACTCGCGCGCTTTGGTGAATGCATCGAGAGCAGCCCGTAATTCGTCCTGTGAGGGATCGGGCTCGCCGGCCCGGCGCTCGTGGAACACGCCGAGGCGATACCAACCCACGACGGCGTCGTTGAAGTGCTGCGATGTTGGGTCGATCGCGGCCGACGCCTCACGAAGATGGATCGATTCGTCGAACTTTCGCCGGGCGTTGTCGAGTTGTCCGGCTTCCTGATAGCTCTGGCCGAGTTGGCCGGTCAGCATCGCCAACCGGCGCGCCAGAGTCACGTTCGCTTCGTCGGCATTGAATGCTTGCTGCCCACGAGCGACGGCGTCTTCGAGCATGCTGATCGACTGCTGACGCGCCTCCTTGGCATCCCGTGCGAGTTCCTCCGACCGCTCCGGCTGCTGTTCGGCCAGGGCATCGAGCTGCGCGCCACGGACACGCATGGCCTTGGCCCATCCCTCGTCGGCCATCAGCCGATCACGCGGATACACCGCACTCTTCGGGTCACGCGTCTCGAGCCCCTCGATGAGCGCCACGGCCCGATCGAGCAATGCCATCGCCCGATCGAGACGATCGAGCATCTCCTGGTGGTCGACGGATTCCAGTTGCGCGTTGTCAAACGTGACGCTGCGAATCGTCCATTCGGCAAGCCGCACCAGTGCCCGCGAAACGCCGAGTTCGCCGCGATCGACGTCGACCGTTCGGTCGATCATCGACTGGAACGCCCGTTGCGCCTGCTCGAACGCATCGCGGGCTCGTTGGGCGATCTCACGGGCCGTGGCCTCATCAGTACTCGCGACGGCCATACCACGCTCGACCTGTGTGTTCCCGCGTTCCAGCATGCTGTCGGCGCGGAGGTACTCGATGTTCGCTCGCAGCTCCGAATCCGGGCCAACAAGCCGAAGAGCGCGGTCGGCCTCATCGATGGCCTCATCGATGGCTTTGCTCGAGCCCAGGTAGTCCTTCTGCAGCCTGCGAGCGTGCGAGATCGCCGCGAGCGTTCTGGCCCGCAGCACACGTGCCTCGGTCAACGAGGCCCCCTCGGCGATCAGGCCATCAGCGATCGCCAGAGCGGATTCGTACAGCGCAGGCCCCTCGTCCGGCCTTCCGACCCGATGGAACTCCGCCCGCCCCGCGTACAACATCCCAAGCCGCAACCGACCGCGACCGATCAACAGCAGCCGCTGCGGATCCCCTTCCGCCTCGGCTTCGAGGCCATCGAGCGTTGCCACAGCGTTCTCGGCGAGCGCGAGCTTCGCCGCTGTCGCCCCGCGTAGATCACGGATCGCGTCGTAGAAGTCCGTGAGCATCGTGCCGGTGAGGTCGTACGCGTTTTCGAGACGAGACTCGGCCAATTGTCGCTGTTCGGCTTCTGCGGAGCGCGCCAGATTCGCGGCGATGGTCTCTTGTTCGGCGATGCCGCGAGCCGTCTTGGCGTCCTCGTACAACACCGTGATCACCACCGCGAACACGATGAGCGCCACCAGCGAACCACCGGCCACCGCGACGGGCGCTTGGTACCGCTTGAGCGTCTTGGTGATGACATACCAGCCGCTATCCCGCTTGGCCTCGATGGGCTGGCCCTCGAGGAAGCGGTGGACGTCCCGCCCGAGTTCGCCCGCGCTCTGGTAGCGGCGTTCACGCTGCTTCGACAGGGACTTGAGGACGATCGTCTCGACCTCATCGTTGATCTTGCGTCGAATGGTACTGGGTCGCGCCGGCTCGGCGCGCACGATGTTGTCCAGCACGTCCCGCATGTTGCCCAGGACTTCGTAGGGGAAACGGTTGGTGAGCAACTGGTACAAGATCACGCCCAGCGAGTACACGTCGGTGCGCACGTCGATGTTGCTGGGCGAGCCCTCGGCCTGCTCGGGGCTGGCCCAAGGCAGCGAACCGATGAACTGCCCGGTCATGCTCATCAGCTTGCCGCTGCCCTCTTCGTCGAGGTCGGGGATGGCCAGTTTGGCTAGACCAAAATCGACGACGATGGGCTCGCCGTGCTTGTCGATGCGGATGTTGGCCGGCTTGAGGTCTCGGTGGATGACGCCCTTGAGGTGGGCGGCGTTGACGGCATCGCAGATCTTGGCGAACAGCTTCAGCGATTCGCGGATGGGCAGTTGCCCCTCGGCCAAGAGCTTGTCCAGCGGCTTGCCGCTGATGTAGTCCATCACGTAGAAGCACGAGCCGTCCTTGGTCACCCCGCTGTCGTGGATGCCCACGATGTTGGGGTGATCGAGCTGCCCGAGCACCTGCACCTCACGCTCGAACCGCGCGCGGCCCGACGAGCCCATGAACGGCCCCGAGTGCATGACCTTGATCGCCACGTGCCGCCGCGTGCTGAGCTGGACGGCCTGGTACACCACGCCCTGCCCGCCACGGTGGATCTCGCGCACGATGTCATAGCCGGGAAACGCGCCATGCGGCGGCAGGGGCGCACCCTCGAACCACGCGGTGGACGTCTCGGGCCAGCCGCTGGCGGGCTGGGCGCCCTCGAAGGCCGCCTCGATGAGCTTGCGCTCGCTGCTGGAGCCGCCCTTATTCGTGGGCGCAGCGTCATCGGGGGGCGTGGGCCCTTGGTCACTTCCCTGGCTTGGCGTATCGTCCATCGGCGGCATCCGGTTCCGTGGGCCTCTAGCTGCCCGCTCGTGAGAAGTACTGCCCCTCGTCGCCCATGGCGTCGCGGAGGCGATCGTGCGCGCGGGCCCGGAGCATGAACACCGCACCAGTCGAGCGGCCCATCTCCTTGGCGACTTCTTCGATCGTGTGGCCCGCGAGGTCGTACAGGCGGATGACCCTGGCGTAGTCGGCCGGTAGTGTGGCCAGCATGCGCTCCATCGCCATCACCGCCTCGCCGCGCGCCGCGAAGCGCGAGGGGGTGGCCTTGCTGTCGCCCGCGAGCACCTCGATGAGCGTGGCCGCCGAGTCGTCGGCGTTGCGCGGCGTGTGGGCGCGCTTGGCCGGGTCGGGCCGTTTGGCCGCCTGCGCGGCACGGATGGCGTCGAGCAGGTTATTCTCGGCCACGCGGGACACCCACGCCCGGAAGCCGCCCATGCCCCCGGTCTTGAACTGCGAGATCCGCCCGACCACCTCGATGTAGGTGACCTGCAGCACGTCGTCGGCCTCCACGGTCACCTTCAGCGCGGCTGGGATCTTGCCCTCCAGCCGTGCTCGCAGCATCGGGGCGCATTGCTCCAGGAGTTCGATGAGCGCGTTGCGGTCGCCCCGGATGGCCTGTTTCAGCAACGCCTCGCACGGATCGGACGCGCCGTCCGCCTTGCCGTCACGATTGGGCTGGTCCTGGATCATGGTCGGTTCCCCCCGGAATCGTTCGTCTCGAGGATTGTAACCGGCGGGGCCGCGTTTCCCCTGAGGTTCGGTGTCCCGAACGTTGGGCATCATTCCAGCGAATCTGGCGTTTCGGGTGGAGACCATGCCTTGGGCAGCGCAGCCGGGTCGCCCGACTCACGCGCGTCGCCGCTTTTTGTCCAACTTTCTGGCATCACCAGCGGCAGCAGGGCCAGCAAGGCCACGCCGCCAACGGCCACGCAGGCCCCCAGGACAGCACGTGGGGAAACCCTGTCCCCTTGCCAGGCCACCATCGGCAGGATCATGACCGGTGCTAGCGAGCACAGTGTCTGAGCCACCGCCACCGGCGTCAGGTCGGCCGTCACGAGGCTCATCCACATGCCCAAGAACGGCCCCACGAACGCGCCGAGGGCCGTGAACACCAGCCCGATCTTGAGGGTCCGCGGCGGGATCTTGATCGCCTTGCGGCTGGCCTGGTACCGCCAGCGGGCGATCAGCACCGGCGTCATGCACACGATGGCCACCGCGATGCGCACCTGCGTGGCGGGCAGCGGGGCCATGTGGGCCTCCTCGGCCATCCACCCGTGCCCCATGCCGGCCTTGCTCAGCAGCAGCCCGCCGCCCTGGCACATGGAGCCAACCAGAGCCAGAATGATCCCCCGAACCCGGTGCGGGTGGGCCTGCTCGTCGGCCCGCATCGTGGGCCGCTCCATGATGACCCACGCCACGCCCGCGATGGTGACCGAGATGCCCAGCACCGCCGGCCACGCCAACGCCTCGTCCAGCACGATCCA
It contains:
- a CDS encoding protein kinase, whose product is MDDTPSQGSDQGPTPPDDAAPTNKGGSSSERKLIEAAFEGAQPASGWPETSTAWFEGAPLPPHGAFPGYDIVREIHRGGQGVVYQAVQLSTRRHVAIKVMHSGPFMGSSGRARFEREVQVLGQLDHPNIVGIHDSGVTKDGSCFYVMDYISGKPLDKLLAEGQLPIRESLKLFAKICDAVNAAHLKGVIHRDLKPANIRIDKHGEPIVVDFGLAKLAIPDLDEEGSGKLMSMTGQFIGSLPWASPEQAEGSPSNIDVRTDVYSLGVILYQLLTNRFPYEVLGNMRDVLDNIVRAEPARPSTIRRKINDEVETIVLKSLSKQRERRYQSAGELGRDVHRFLEGQPIEAKRDSGWYVITKTLKRYQAPVAVAGGSLVALIVFAVVITVLYEDAKTARGIAEQETIAANLARSAEAEQRQLAESRLENAYDLTGTMLTDFYDAIRDLRGATAAKLALAENAVATLDGLEAEAEGDPQRLLLIGRGRLRLGMLYAGRAEFHRVGRPDEGPALYESALAIADGLIAEGASLTEARVLRARTLAAISHARRLQKDYLGSSKAIDEAIDEADRALRLVGPDSELRANIEYLRADSMLERGNTQVERGMAVASTDEATAREIAQRARDAFEQAQRAFQSMIDRTVDVDRGELGVSRALVRLAEWTIRSVTFDNAQLESVDHQEMLDRLDRAMALLDRAVALIEGLETRDPKSAVYPRDRLMADEGWAKAMRVRGAQLDALAEQQPERSEELARDAKEARQQSISMLEDAVARGQQAFNADEANVTLARRLAMLTGQLGQSYQEAGQLDNARRKFDESIHLREASAAIDPTSQHFNDAVVGWYRLGVFHERRAGEPDPSQDELRAALDAFTKAREFAEKQIELGIPPDNTHLEDVQDLIDGVRARMSAG
- a CDS encoding RNA polymerase sigma factor; amino-acid sequence: MIQDQPNRDGKADGASDPCEALLKQAIRGDRNALIELLEQCAPMLRARLEGKIPAALKVTVEADDVLQVTYIEVVGRISQFKTGGMGGFRAWVSRVAENNLLDAIRAAQAAKRPDPAKRAHTPRNADDSAATLIEVLAGDSKATPSRFAARGEAVMAMERMLATLPADYARVIRLYDLAGHTIEEVAKEMGRSTGAVFMLRARAHDRLRDAMGDEGQYFSRAGS
- a CDS encoding DMT family transporter — translated: MDPTTYAGFAAGLATSLLWALTSLCFAAGGRRIGPTLVNGLRLYVAIVLLTGMVWVTTGDLWPVLNDRQFILLAVSSLVGIVIGDQALFTAFVDIGPRLSLLMMSTAPIWAAVLGWIVLDEALAWPAVLGISVTIAGVAWVIMERPTMRADEQAHPHRVRGIILALVGSMCQGGGLLLSKAGMGHGWMAEEAHMAPLPATQVRIAVAIVCMTPVLIARWRYQASRKAIKIPPRTLKIGLVFTALGAFVGPFLGMWMSLVTADLTPVAVAQTLCSLAPVMILPMVAWQGDRVSPRAVLGACVAVGGVALLALLPLVMPESWTKSGDARESGDPAALPKAWSPPETPDSLE